In Blautia wexlerae DSM 19850, a single window of DNA contains:
- a CDS encoding glycogen synthase, with the protein MRKKTVQTSSAKSSTKSSTKGNAKSNTKSNARNSVKSSAKNSPQKAVKTVAPTVENVSVKQAVIVQKPSVEQNEQNIPTRQPDLGPRRSVAFIGSECYPFVKTGGLGDVMSALPKSLAKLNIDVKVIIPRYKCIPQKFQEKMEYRGSFDMNLCSDGKQYYVGIMEYQEDGVVYDFIDNDEFFSWGNPYTNLIDDIPKFCYFAKAALAALNYLNWTPDVVHCHDWQAALVPLYLRTCFQDTDVGRAISVLTIHNLKFQGIYDRKKIQYWSGLPDYVFNKDCMIQNWLDANMLKGGIAYSNKVTTVSNTYAWEIQTEEYGEGLAEHLRYHNNKILGIVNGIDTDIWNPATDKLLAADYDEKSAIKNKKVNKKALQESLGLDVDEHKMVIGLISRLTNQKGLDLVNDVIPGIMDEHTQVVVLGTGDSQYENTFRYYENKYKGNFCAYIAYNENVAHNIYAGCDALLVPSRFEPCGLTQLIAMRYGAVPIVRETGGLKDTVQPYNMFENTGNGFTFDRYESGLLYDAINRAKTLYFENRKSWDDMVIRDMNKDVSWEKSAKQYKDMYVGLTPRD; encoded by the coding sequence ATGAGAAAAAAAACAGTTCAAACAAGCAGTGCCAAAAGCAGTACCAAAAGCAGTACCAAAGGCAATGCAAAGAGTAATACAAAGAGCAATGCAAGAAACAGCGTAAAAAGCAGTGCAAAAAACAGTCCTCAAAAAGCTGTTAAGACTGTTGCTCCAACAGTAGAGAATGTTTCTGTTAAGCAAGCCGTAATTGTTCAGAAGCCATCTGTTGAACAGAATGAACAGAACATTCCAACGAGACAGCCTGATCTGGGACCGCGAAGAAGTGTAGCCTTCATTGGATCAGAATGTTATCCATTTGTTAAGACCGGCGGATTGGGAGATGTAATGTCTGCCCTGCCAAAGAGTCTGGCAAAATTAAACATTGATGTTAAGGTCATTATTCCAAGATACAAATGTATTCCTCAGAAATTTCAGGAAAAGATGGAATACAGGGGTTCCTTTGATATGAATCTCTGCTCTGATGGAAAGCAGTATTATGTGGGAATTATGGAATATCAGGAGGATGGGGTTGTCTATGATTTTATAGATAATGATGAGTTCTTCTCCTGGGGAAATCCATATACGAATCTCATAGATGACATTCCGAAATTCTGTTATTTTGCAAAAGCTGCCCTTGCTGCCCTTAATTATTTGAACTGGACTCCTGATGTAGTACATTGTCATGACTGGCAGGCAGCTTTAGTACCACTTTATCTGAGAACCTGTTTTCAGGATACAGATGTAGGACGTGCAATTTCAGTACTCACAATACATAATCTGAAGTTCCAGGGTATTTATGACAGAAAAAAGATTCAATACTGGTCAGGACTTCCTGATTATGTATTTAATAAGGACTGCATGATCCAGAACTGGCTGGATGCCAATATGTTAAAGGGTGGCATCGCTTACAGCAATAAAGTTACAACTGTAAGTAACACCTATGCCTGGGAGATTCAGACAGAGGAATATGGAGAGGGACTTGCAGAGCATTTAAGATATCACAACAATAAGATTCTGGGAATTGTGAATGGTATTGATACGGATATCTGGAATCCTGCAACTGATAAGCTGTTAGCTGCTGATTATGATGAGAAGTCAGCGATAAAGAATAAAAAGGTTAATAAAAAAGCTCTTCAGGAATCTCTGGGGCTGGATGTAGATGAGCATAAGATGGTAATCGGACTTATTTCACGTCTCACCAACCAGAAAGGTCTTGATCTTGTAAATGACGTAATCCCGGGAATTATGGATGAACATACGCAGGTGGTTGTTCTTGGTACTGGTGATTCTCAGTATGAAAATACATTCCGTTATTATGAAAACAAATATAAAGGCAATTTCTGTGCATATATTGCTTACAATGAAAATGTGGCTCACAATATTTATGCAGGATGTGATGCACTTCTGGTTCCATCAAGATTTGAACCATGTGGACTTACACAGCTTATAGCCATGAGATATGGTGCAGTTCCGATTGTAAGAGAGACCGGAGGACTTAAAGATACGGTTCAGCCTTATAATATGTTTGAGAATACAGGAAACGGTTTTACATTTGACAGATATGAAAGCGGGCTGCTTTACGATGCGATCAACAGAGCAAAGACGCTCTATTTCGAGAACAGAAAATCCTGGGATGATATGGTGATCCGTGATATGAATAAAGATGTTTCCTGGGAAAAGAGTGCAAAACAGTACAAAGATATGTATGTAGGATTAACACCAAGAGATTAG
- a CDS encoding IS110 family transposase — MNAVGIDVSKGKSMVTILRPFGEIVSSPFEIKHTSSDIHSLIKLIHSIEGESRVVMEHTGRYYEALAHQLSAADLFVSAVNPKLVKDFNNDSLRKIKSDKADSVKIARYALDKWQSLEPYSITDELRAQLKVMNRQFHFYVKQKTAMKNNLIGLIDQTYPNANTYFNSPTRSDGSQKWVDFVSTYWHVDCIRKMSLNAFVEHYQNWCKRKKYAFNKSKAEEIYTKTKELVPVFPKNEITKHIIRQAIDQLNSTSVTVETIRTLMNETASKLPEYSIVMQFKGIGPSLGPQLMAEIGDVTRFTHKGALTAFAGVDPGVNESGSYAQKSVPTSKRGSSNLRKTLFQVMDVLIKTMPQDDPVYQFMDRKRTQGKPYYVYMTAGANKFLRIYYGRVKEYLSVLPDPS, encoded by the coding sequence ATGAACGCAGTAGGTATCGATGTTTCAAAAGGTAAAAGTATGGTTACAATTCTGAGACCATTTGGGGAGATTGTATCCTCTCCTTTTGAGATTAAGCACACATCCAGTGATATCCATTCACTTATTAAACTTATTCATTCTATCGAAGGTGAATCCCGGGTTGTAATGGAACATACCGGCCGCTACTACGAAGCACTTGCTCACCAGCTTTCAGCAGCAGATCTCTTTGTCAGTGCTGTTAATCCCAAGTTGGTCAAAGATTTTAATAACGATTCTCTTCGCAAAATCAAGTCCGACAAAGCTGATTCTGTCAAGATTGCCCGCTACGCTCTTGACAAATGGCAAAGTCTTGAACCGTATAGTATTACAGATGAATTACGCGCTCAGCTAAAGGTCATGAATCGTCAGTTCCATTTCTATGTGAAACAAAAAACGGCTATGAAAAATAATCTTATTGGCCTCATTGACCAGACCTATCCAAATGCAAATACTTATTTCAATAGTCCCACCCGCAGTGATGGTTCCCAGAAATGGGTTGATTTTGTCTCTACATACTGGCATGTAGATTGCATTCGTAAAATGTCTCTAAACGCTTTTGTTGAACATTATCAGAACTGGTGCAAGCGCAAAAAATATGCCTTCAATAAATCAAAAGCGGAAGAAATTTACACCAAAACAAAGGAACTTGTTCCAGTATTTCCTAAGAATGAAATAACCAAACATATCATCAGACAAGCTATCGATCAGCTCAACAGTACTTCCGTTACTGTCGAAACAATACGCACTCTCATGAACGAGACTGCCTCAAAGCTTCCTGAATACTCAATTGTCATGCAGTTTAAAGGGATCGGTCCATCTCTCGGTCCACAGCTTATGGCTGAGATCGGTGATGTAACCAGATTCACGCATAAAGGAGCCCTTACTGCATTCGCCGGAGTTGATCCTGGGGTAAACGAATCTGGTTCCTATGCACAAAAAAGCGTCCCAACATCCAAACGTGGATCTTCAAATTTAAGAAAGACTCTTTTTCAAGTAATGGATGTTCTTATCAAAACCATGCCTCAGGATGATCCTGTATATCAATTCATGGACAGAAAACGCACCCAGGGTAAGCCTTACTATGTTTATATGACTGCAGGTGCTAATAAATTTCTCAGAATATACTATGGACGAGTGAAAGAATATCTTTCTGTTCTTCCTGATCCAAGCTAA
- a CDS encoding Ig-like domain-containing protein has product MNIRIKIPDKMINNQPYTIREYKIFRLHKDSATNQATVDENGKVTAVGNGTATITATSVSGSYTVTVSVTGKIPVEIQKLTIEAEKETLTKIGESTELKVKIEPENADLQKLIWKSDNEKVAITDENGKVTAVGNGTAEITVTTEDGKITASIMITVKVPDEPTINKTTGFRRLRARSVKQTKTSVTLQWNIIKDADGYFVYGNRCNTGTKSYKYRKLATITGGDISTWTQKDLKKGTYYKYVVKACRMVNGKKVVTDTSISVHAVTGGGKYGNAKAVSVTQIGNKKNVSKITLKMGKTAQIKAKEVKKDKKIARHRKLCYESSNTKVATVTPDGLIRATGKGTCTIWVYAQNGVYKALKITVK; this is encoded by the coding sequence ATGAATATCAGGATTAAAATCCCGGATAAAATGATTAATAATCAACCTTATACCATCCGGGAGTACAAGATTTTCAGACTGCATAAGGACAGTGCAACGAATCAGGCAACTGTAGATGAAAACGGCAAGGTAACAGCAGTGGGAAACGGAACTGCCACCATTACCGCAACATCTGTAAGCGGCAGTTACACAGTGACAGTTTCCGTAACAGGGAAGATCCCTGTGGAAATCCAGAAGCTCACCATAGAAGCAGAGAAAGAAACCCTGACAAAGATTGGTGAATCCACAGAGTTGAAAGTAAAGATTGAGCCTGAAAATGCAGATTTACAGAAACTGATCTGGAAATCCGATAACGAAAAAGTTGCCATTACAGATGAAAACGGCAAGGTAACAGCAGTTGGAAATGGAACTGCAGAGATCACAGTTACAACAGAGGATGGAAAAATTACAGCTTCCATTATGATCACAGTGAAAGTCCCAGATGAACCCACAATCAATAAGACCACAGGCTTCAGAAGGTTAAGAGCCCGTTCTGTAAAACAGACAAAAACTTCTGTGACATTGCAGTGGAACATCATTAAGGATGCAGATGGATATTTCGTATACGGCAACCGCTGTAATACAGGTACAAAGTCTTACAAGTACAGGAAGCTTGCCACCATCACCGGTGGAGATATCAGCACATGGACCCAGAAGGATCTGAAAAAAGGTACTTACTACAAATATGTGGTAAAAGCCTGCAGAATGGTAAATGGCAAAAAGGTAGTGACAGACACGTCCATATCTGTACATGCAGTCACCGGAGGCGGTAAATACGGAAATGCAAAAGCTGTTTCCGTAACCCAGATTGGAAACAAAAAGAATGTTTCAAAGATCACCCTGAAAATGGGAAAAACCGCACAGATAAAAGCAAAAGAAGTAAAGAAAGATAAGAAGATTGCACGCCACAGAAAACTTTGTTACGAAAGCAGCAATACAAAAGTAGCCACCGTTACCCCGGATGGCCTTATCAGAGCAACAGGCAAAGGAACCTGCACAATATGGGTATATGCACAGAATGGCGTATACAAAGCTCTGAAAATCACTGTAAAATAA
- a CDS encoding AAA family ATPase — protein MAKRIITISREFGSGGRFIGEEVAKKLGIAYYDKNIIGQIAEKSGLSPEYIQENAELSPKKGLFAYAFSGRDITGKSVEDMVYEAQRNIILELAEKEPCVIIGRNADYILKDRDDVLNVFIHGDMPEKIKRITGLYNVKEKEAVKMMADTDKRRRTNYNFYTDQNWGKASNYTLCLNSSQLGYDRCEMIIMECVK, from the coding sequence ATGGCAAAAAGAATTATTACGATCAGCAGGGAATTTGGAAGCGGTGGACGTTTTATCGGAGAAGAAGTGGCAAAGAAACTCGGAATTGCCTATTATGATAAAAATATCATTGGTCAGATTGCAGAAAAGTCCGGCTTATCACCGGAATATATTCAGGAAAATGCGGAATTATCTCCGAAAAAAGGTTTGTTCGCATATGCATTTTCCGGTCGTGATATCACAGGAAAATCTGTGGAGGACATGGTGTATGAGGCACAGAGAAATATTATTTTAGAATTGGCTGAGAAGGAGCCTTGTGTGATCATTGGAAGAAATGCAGACTATATACTGAAAGACCGGGACGATGTGCTGAATGTATTTATTCATGGGGACATGCCGGAAAAAATAAAGCGTATCACTGGTTTATACAATGTAAAAGAGAAGGAAGCTGTGAAAATGATGGCAGACACAGATAAAAGGCGAAGAACAAATTATAACTTTTACACAGATCAGAACTGGGGAAAAGCCAGCAATTACACACTGTGCCTGAACAGCTCACAGCTTGGATATGACAGATGTGAGATGATAATTATGGAATGCGTGAAATAA
- a CDS encoding CarD family transcriptional regulator codes for MKYEIGDFVSKSVTGICKIENILYLNPQDEKNDKLYYLMKPVEDEKDKIYVPVSSSDSRLRLCLTKEEAWNLIKRIPDIPTAWTNNEKMREQNYKEAVRANNPEALVAIIKMIYQRKQKRLAQGKKCTATDARYFQIAENLLYMELGVALEKPKQEICKTIIDYIDQNKID; via the coding sequence GTGAAATATGAAATTGGAGACTTTGTCAGCAAATCAGTTACAGGTATCTGTAAAATAGAAAATATTTTATATTTGAATCCGCAGGATGAAAAAAACGATAAGTTATATTATCTGATGAAACCAGTAGAAGATGAAAAGGACAAAATATATGTTCCTGTTTCAAGCTCAGATTCAAGACTGAGATTATGTCTGACAAAAGAAGAAGCCTGGAATCTGATCAAACGAATTCCGGATATCCCGACAGCATGGACAAACAATGAAAAAATGAGGGAACAAAATTATAAAGAAGCAGTAAGAGCAAATAACCCTGAGGCATTAGTTGCTATTATAAAAATGATTTATCAGCGGAAGCAGAAAAGACTTGCACAGGGGAAAAAGTGTACTGCTACAGATGCAAGGTATTTCCAGATAGCAGAAAATCTGTTATATATGGAACTGGGAGTTGCACTTGAAAAGCCAAAGCAGGAAATTTGTAAAACGATTATTGATTACATCGATCAAAATAAAATAGATTGA
- a CDS encoding IS200/IS605 family accessory protein TnpB-related protein — protein MQIISSYGVELRKQNIPIRQTLEIYRSAVSYLIGIYVQVWEELAEIPDAKRRFNAAEHLVHTTKKNNACFDFDIRFPKMPSYLRRSAIQHALGTVSSYKTRLDLWEKTDGKSGKPKLVYENHAMPVFYRDVMYREGAEGKDEAYLKLYDGHDWKWSCVRLDHTDMEYLRKCWSGKKASAPTLEKRHQKYFLRFSYKEEVTLTKTPVKEQIICSVDLGINTDAVCTIMRADGTVLGRRFIDHPSEKDRMYRTLGRIRRSQREHGSAQTQGRWAYTKRLNTELGKKTAGAIVRYAEENHADVIVFEYLEMQGKISGKKKQKLHLWRKRDIQKCCEHQAHRKGMRVSRICAWNTSRLAYDGSGAVTRDWENHSLCTFQTGKRYNCDLSASYNIGARYFIRELLKPLPATERSLLEAKVPPVKRRTSCVYADLRKLHSEMERLKAA, from the coding sequence ATGCAGATAATATCCAGTTATGGTGTAGAATTACGAAAACAGAATATCCCGATCCGCCAGACACTGGAGATCTATCGTTCTGCTGTCAGCTATCTGATTGGGATTTATGTGCAGGTATGGGAAGAATTAGCAGAAATCCCGGATGCAAAGAGGCGTTTTAATGCTGCAGAACATCTGGTACATACTACGAAGAAAAACAATGCCTGTTTTGATTTTGATATCCGGTTCCCAAAGATGCCTTCCTATCTGCGCAGATCTGCCATCCAGCATGCACTGGGGACAGTATCCTCTTATAAAACACGGCTGGATCTATGGGAAAAGACCGACGGAAAGAGCGGGAAACCAAAGCTTGTATATGAGAATCACGCCATGCCGGTCTTCTACCGTGATGTCATGTATCGTGAAGGCGCGGAAGGGAAAGACGAAGCATACCTGAAACTCTATGACGGTCATGACTGGAAATGGTCCTGTGTACGTCTGGATCATACGGATATGGAATATCTGAGAAAATGCTGGTCAGGGAAAAAGGCATCTGCCCCGACTCTGGAAAAGAGACACCAGAAGTATTTTTTGCGTTTTTCCTATAAAGAGGAAGTAACACTTACCAAAACACCTGTGAAAGAACAGATTATCTGTAGCGTGGACTTAGGGATCAATACCGATGCAGTCTGTACGATCATGCGGGCAGACGGAACTGTCCTGGGAAGAAGATTTATAGATCATCCCAGTGAAAAAGACCGGATGTACCGCACACTGGGACGGATCCGCAGATCCCAGAGGGAACATGGCTCTGCGCAGACACAGGGAAGATGGGCATATACGAAACGTCTGAACACAGAACTGGGTAAAAAGACTGCAGGTGCGATTGTAAGATATGCGGAAGAAAACCATGCAGATGTGATCGTGTTCGAGTATCTGGAGATGCAGGGGAAGATATCGGGAAAGAAAAAACAGAAACTGCACCTGTGGAGAAAAAGAGATATCCAGAAGTGTTGTGAACATCAGGCACACAGGAAAGGGATGCGGGTATCCAGGATCTGCGCATGGAATACCAGCAGACTGGCTTATGATGGTTCCGGGGCGGTAACACGTGACTGGGAAAATCACAGCCTCTGTACTTTCCAGACAGGAAAACGATATAATTGTGACCTGTCAGCATCCTATAATATAGGGGCGAGATATTTTATAAGGGAACTTTTAAAACCCCTTCCGGCAACGGAAAGGTCTTTACTGGAGGCAAAAGTCCCTCCTGTAAAGCGTAGAACCTCATGCGTTTATGCAGATCTGAGGAAACTCCATTCAGAAATGGAACGTTTAAAAGCAGCATAG
- a CDS encoding helix-turn-helix transcriptional regulator, with protein sequence MTENTVLPLINTAFEPGNARKAAESFADRDFREIAIAEFYYFTGQAQKCSDLVEIYIMSSRLELKLSACMLYVYSNLTLGNAKASGRGLEIIRECLRKEMEAPTSERNTAYCVFAGYMGTVLLHLSTEKLPDMKKYMSSLPQGLRIFATNVISHDLYLKGEYSRALGICDAALFSCKEIYPVGMIYLYCVTAMCEISLKNQAEAEKAILTAWKLAVKDELIEPFIELHGLLQGLLESCIRKENPEMYRKISDAVITFSRGWMAVHNPASDRPVTDALTTMEFSIAMLACRDWSNREIAEHIGVSLNTVKHYLTDIFNKLHVKKRDELKNFVLK encoded by the coding sequence ATGACGGAAAATACAGTATTACCACTGATAAATACAGCATTTGAGCCAGGAAATGCAAGAAAAGCAGCAGAGAGTTTTGCAGACAGGGATTTCCGGGAGATCGCTATTGCAGAATTTTATTATTTCACAGGGCAGGCGCAGAAATGCAGTGATCTGGTGGAGATTTATATTATGAGTTCCCGGCTGGAACTGAAGCTGTCTGCATGTATGCTCTATGTGTACTCTAATCTTACACTGGGAAATGCGAAGGCATCCGGACGTGGCCTTGAGATCATCCGGGAATGTCTGAGAAAAGAGATGGAAGCTCCCACTTCTGAGAGAAATACAGCATACTGTGTATTTGCAGGATATATGGGAACGGTTCTTTTACATCTCTCTACAGAGAAACTGCCTGATATGAAGAAATATATGAGCAGTCTGCCTCAGGGACTGAGAATTTTTGCTACCAATGTAATTTCCCATGACCTTTATCTGAAAGGTGAATACAGCAGAGCGCTGGGAATCTGTGATGCGGCACTGTTTTCCTGTAAAGAAATTTATCCTGTTGGGATGATATATCTTTACTGTGTGACTGCTATGTGTGAAATCAGTCTGAAGAATCAGGCAGAAGCAGAAAAAGCCATACTCACTGCATGGAAACTGGCAGTGAAGGATGAGCTTATCGAGCCGTTTATCGAACTCCACGGACTTCTCCAGGGACTTCTGGAGTCCTGCATCCGCAAAGAAAATCCGGAGATGTACAGAAAAATATCGGATGCAGTTATTACCTTCAGCCGTGGATGGATGGCGGTTCACAATCCTGCATCAGACAGACCGGTGACAGACGCTCTGACTACCATGGAATTTTCCATTGCCATGCTGGCCTGCCGGGATTGGAGCAACCGGGAGATCGCAGAACACATAGGGGTATCCTTAAACACAGTGAAGCATTATCTTACAGATATCTTTAATAAGCTTCATGTCAAAAAGAGGGATGAATTAAAGAATTTCGTATTAAAATAA
- a CDS encoding MATE family efflux transporter, producing the protein MAESNKMKDMPVNKLMIQMGIPMILSMALQAVYNIVDSAFVGNMRVGSEAALNALTLVFPVQMLMVAAGIGTGVGTNALLARTLGQGNREKAAKVAGNSLFLGVIIYVVCLLFGIFGVKAYISSQTVDAEVLEMGVSYLRICCVISFGIIFFSLFEKLLQATGRSLYSTIGQVVGAVVNIILDPIMIYGIGPCPEMGVKGAAYATVIGQVASAVLLLIFHMKLNREFGHGPKYMKPNAGVIKEIYAIGLPAIIAQALMSIMVYVMNLILKFNPSAQTAYGLFYKVQQFVLFLAFGLRDAITPIIAFAYGMRSKKRIQDGIKYGIIYTIALMILGIAITEIFPGAFAMLFNAGQSREYFIAAMRVISVSFLFAGINVAYQGIYQALDGGLESLVISLLRQLIIILPLAGIFSLFVRNGQMGVSLIWWAFPITEIISCFVGYVFLKKIRKNRVDVLN; encoded by the coding sequence ATGGCAGAAAGCAACAAAATGAAGGATATGCCGGTGAATAAGCTGATGATCCAGATGGGAATCCCTATGATCTTATCCATGGCATTGCAGGCGGTCTATAACATTGTAGACAGTGCGTTTGTAGGAAATATGAGAGTAGGCAGTGAAGCTGCATTAAATGCCCTCACTCTGGTATTTCCGGTTCAGATGCTTATGGTAGCGGCAGGAATCGGAACAGGTGTAGGAACCAATGCACTTCTTGCAAGGACACTTGGACAGGGAAACAGGGAAAAGGCTGCAAAGGTAGCAGGAAACAGTCTGTTCCTGGGTGTGATCATTTACGTGGTCTGCTTACTGTTTGGTATTTTTGGAGTGAAAGCATATATTTCATCACAGACAGTTGATGCAGAAGTACTTGAAATGGGAGTCAGTTATCTGCGGATATGCTGTGTGATTTCTTTTGGTATTATTTTCTTTTCTTTATTTGAAAAGCTATTACAGGCAACAGGTCGTTCTCTTTATTCTACAATCGGACAGGTGGTTGGTGCCGTTGTAAATATTATTCTCGATCCGATCATGATCTACGGTATTGGACCTTGCCCTGAAATGGGAGTGAAAGGTGCAGCTTACGCAACTGTAATTGGTCAGGTTGCTTCTGCTGTATTGCTGCTTATTTTTCATATGAAACTGAACAGGGAATTCGGGCATGGACCGAAATACATGAAACCGAATGCTGGTGTTATAAAAGAAATCTATGCAATCGGACTTCCGGCAATTATTGCGCAGGCTCTGATGTCTATTATGGTTTATGTGATGAATCTAATCCTGAAGTTCAATCCATCAGCACAGACAGCCTATGGATTGTTCTATAAAGTCCAGCAGTTTGTTCTCTTCCTTGCTTTTGGTCTGCGAGATGCGATCACTCCGATCATTGCATTTGCTTATGGAATGAGAAGCAAAAAGAGAATTCAGGATGGTATCAAATATGGAATTATTTATACCATTGCATTAATGATTCTGGGAATTGCAATTACGGAAATTTTCCCCGGAGCATTTGCAATGCTGTTTAATGCAGGACAGTCAAGAGAATATTTTATTGCCGCGATGAGAGTGATTTCAGTGAGTTTCTTGTTTGCCGGAATTAATGTTGCTTATCAGGGAATTTACCAGGCATTGGATGGCGGCCTGGAATCACTGGTGATTTCACTTTTGAGACAGCTGATTATTATCCTGCCACTGGCGGGAATCTTTTCTCTGTTTGTCAGAAATGGTCAGATGGGAGTTTCGTTGATCTGGTGGGCATTTCCAATTACTGAAATAATTTCATGTTTTGTGGGATATGTATTTTTAAAGAAAATCAGAAAAAATAGGGTTGATGTTTTAAACTAG